The following are encoded together in the Kribbella voronezhensis genome:
- a CDS encoding peptide ABC transporter substrate-binding protein, whose translation MRRATGVLGVALGLALVLSSCGDGKSSGGAGSGAKSEVIAIAADPLDYINPLNENGSPGIQVAQAVFAPLVATDPNTGKTVNVMAESVTPDKTSQTWTIKLKSGNTFQNGQALTAKDYVDSWNLTAQGSTAWKNNGFFSKVEGYDAMNPPTPDGATPKPTSVKTLSGLKQIDDLTFSVKLKVPFSQFGLTLQYLGLAPLPEEVRKNPDAYKRKPIGNGAFKLDGAWNPGDDIKLVKWDGYKGPNAPEADAITFRFIPNADTAYNEFLAGNVDFVDVPPTKIKTFKTDAPDGWVTATSSGANYLTMPAWDPRYKNPKLRHAFSMAIDRKAFADLVGLATPSNGLVSPDMDGYRPDACKYCTFDPTAAKQLLAEAGGFSGAVNINYNTTSATGQIFAEAIGNMLRQNLGLTVKYTGKQGSEITQLADTRKLDGLRFSGWGHDYPSIEDYLTPMFKSNGDANFSGYNNPELDKVLAQGDAEPNPEKAIKLYQQAEDIALEDMPLIPLYAKQNAYLHSAKIMPRVSKYTGVQALYSTFK comes from the coding sequence GTGCGACGTGCGACTGGTGTTCTGGGGGTGGCACTCGGGCTCGCCCTGGTGCTCAGCTCCTGTGGAGACGGCAAGAGCTCCGGCGGCGCCGGTAGCGGTGCCAAGAGCGAGGTCATCGCGATCGCCGCGGACCCGCTCGACTACATCAACCCGCTGAACGAGAACGGCAGCCCGGGGATCCAGGTCGCCCAGGCGGTGTTCGCGCCGCTGGTGGCCACCGATCCGAACACCGGCAAGACGGTGAACGTGATGGCCGAGTCCGTCACGCCGGACAAGACCAGCCAGACCTGGACGATCAAGCTCAAGTCCGGCAACACCTTCCAGAACGGGCAGGCGCTGACGGCCAAGGACTACGTCGACAGCTGGAACCTGACCGCGCAGGGCTCGACCGCGTGGAAGAACAACGGCTTCTTCTCCAAGGTCGAGGGCTACGACGCGATGAACCCGCCGACCCCGGACGGCGCCACCCCGAAGCCGACCTCGGTCAAGACGCTGAGCGGCCTGAAGCAGATCGACGACCTGACCTTCTCGGTGAAGCTGAAGGTGCCGTTCTCCCAGTTCGGGCTGACCCTGCAGTACCTCGGCCTGGCCCCGCTGCCGGAGGAGGTCCGGAAGAACCCGGACGCCTACAAGCGCAAGCCGATCGGCAACGGCGCGTTCAAGCTGGACGGCGCCTGGAACCCCGGGGACGACATCAAGCTGGTCAAGTGGGACGGCTACAAGGGCCCGAACGCCCCCGAGGCGGACGCCATCACGTTCCGGTTCATCCCGAACGCGGACACGGCGTACAACGAATTCCTGGCGGGCAACGTGGACTTCGTCGACGTACCGCCGACCAAGATCAAGACCTTCAAGACCGACGCGCCCGACGGCTGGGTGACCGCCACGAGCTCCGGTGCCAACTACTTGACGATGCCCGCCTGGGACCCGCGGTACAAGAACCCCAAGCTGAGGCACGCGTTCTCGATGGCGATCGACCGGAAGGCGTTCGCGGACCTGGTCGGCCTGGCCACCCCGTCGAACGGGCTGGTCTCACCGGACATGGACGGGTACCGGCCGGACGCCTGCAAGTACTGCACCTTCGACCCGACCGCGGCCAAGCAGTTGCTGGCCGAGGCCGGCGGCTTCTCCGGTGCGGTGAACATCAACTACAACACGACGTCGGCGACCGGCCAGATCTTCGCCGAGGCGATCGGCAACATGCTCCGGCAGAACCTCGGGCTGACCGTCAAGTACACCGGCAAGCAGGGCTCGGAGATCACCCAGTTGGCCGACACCCGCAAGCTGGACGGCCTGCGGTTCAGCGGCTGGGGCCACGACTACCCGTCGATCGAGGACTACCTGACCCCGATGTTCAAGTCCAACGGTGACGCGAACTTCTCCGGCTACAACAACCCCGAACTGGACAAGGTGCTGGCCCAGGGCGACGCCGAACCGAACCCGGAGAAGGCGATCAAGCTCTACCAGCAGGCCGAGGACATCGCGCTCGAGGACATGCCGCTGATTCCGCTGTACGCCAAGCAGAACGCGTATCTGCACTCGGCGAAGATCATGCCGCGGGTCTCGAAGTACACCGGCGTCCAGGCGCTCTACTCCACGTTCAAGTGA
- a CDS encoding M16 family metallopeptidase — protein MTRAITSTLLSSEAGGPVKRTVLPSGLRVLSQSVPGFRSVTFGLWVGVGSRDEPIQLSGATHFLEHLLFKGTERRDALEISAEIDAVGGEMNAFTGKEYTCYYARVLDSDLPLAVDVICDMITSATLTEEDVESERDVIDEEIAMHADETSDHIHDLFAEQLWGSSPLGRSITGTPESVAALTRRQVTGWYRRRYRPENIVVSVAGNVEHSDVVKLVRKAFERHWATGEAEPTPVRRGSARRVPTYGGVQVHHRDVEQAHLVLGMPGLVRNDERRFVAGVLHGIVGGGMSSRLFQEVREKRGLAYSVFTFGSAYADSGMVGVYAGCLPKKAPEVLDVIRAELATIAKGGITADELLRGKGQMRGSVVMGLEDTGAKMTRIAKAELVYGELPTVDEILRRIDAVTLDDVSQLAADLYAGDPALTVMGPFDEDAGAFTL, from the coding sequence GTGACACGTGCCATCACCAGCACGCTGCTGAGCTCGGAGGCGGGCGGTCCGGTCAAACGGACCGTCCTGCCCTCCGGGCTCCGCGTGCTTTCCCAGTCCGTACCGGGCTTCCGCTCGGTCACCTTCGGTCTCTGGGTCGGCGTCGGATCGCGGGACGAGCCGATCCAGCTGTCCGGTGCGACGCACTTCCTCGAACACCTGCTGTTCAAGGGCACCGAGCGCCGTGACGCGCTGGAGATCTCCGCGGAGATCGACGCGGTCGGCGGCGAGATGAACGCGTTCACCGGCAAGGAGTACACCTGCTACTACGCCCGGGTGCTGGACTCCGATCTGCCGCTCGCGGTCGACGTCATCTGCGACATGATCACCTCGGCCACGCTGACCGAGGAAGACGTCGAGAGTGAGCGCGACGTCATCGACGAAGAGATCGCGATGCACGCCGACGAGACGTCGGACCACATCCACGACCTGTTCGCCGAGCAGCTCTGGGGCTCGTCGCCGCTCGGCCGCTCGATCACCGGTACGCCGGAGTCGGTGGCCGCGCTGACCCGGCGCCAGGTGACGGGCTGGTACCGCCGCCGCTACCGCCCGGAGAACATCGTCGTCTCCGTCGCCGGCAACGTGGAGCACTCCGACGTCGTCAAGCTGGTCCGCAAGGCGTTCGAGCGGCACTGGGCCACCGGCGAGGCCGAGCCGACGCCGGTACGACGTGGGTCGGCGCGCCGCGTTCCGACGTACGGGGGTGTGCAGGTGCACCACCGTGATGTGGAGCAGGCGCATCTCGTGCTCGGGATGCCGGGGCTCGTGCGCAACGACGAGCGACGATTCGTTGCCGGCGTGCTGCACGGGATCGTCGGTGGCGGCATGTCGTCGCGGCTGTTCCAGGAAGTGCGGGAGAAGCGCGGTCTGGCGTACTCGGTCTTCACCTTCGGTTCGGCGTACGCGGACTCCGGCATGGTCGGTGTGTACGCGGGCTGTCTGCCGAAGAAGGCTCCCGAGGTGCTCGACGTGATCCGGGCCGAGCTGGCCACGATCGCCAAGGGCGGCATCACGGCCGACGAACTGCTCCGCGGCAAGGGGCAGATGCGCGGCTCGGTCGTGATGGGCCTGGAGGACACCGGCGCCAAGATGACCCGGATCGCCAAGGCCGAACTCGTGTACGGCGAACTGCCGACCGTCGACGAGATCCTGCGCCGCATCGACGCGGTCACCCTCGACGATGTCAGCCAACTCGCGGCCGACCTCTATGCGGGCGACCCGGCGCTGACCGTGATGGGGCCCTTCGACGAGGACGCAGGCGCTTTCACCCTGTAA
- a CDS encoding polyribonucleotide nucleotidyltransferase: protein MEGAEFAEAVIDNGSFGTRTIRFETGRLAQQAAGSAAAYLDGDTMVLSATTASKKPKDQFDFFPLTVDVEERMYAAGRIPGSFFRREGRPSEEAILTCRLIDRPLRPSFVSGLRNEIQVVITVLALNPDKLYDVLAINAASMSTQIAGLPFSGPIGATRVALIDQQWVAFPTHTELEDAVFDMVVAGRVTDTGDVAIMMVEAESTPGTFDAVAAGKQAPTEEIVAQGLEASKAFIKTLVEAQSELAAKASKPTGEFPLFPDYQDDAFAAVEAAATEELSQALTIAGKHDREEATDAVKAAVVDKLAADFEGREKELSAAFRSLTKKLVRKRVLTDKVRIDGRGLADIRPLKAQVKVLPRVHGSALFERGETQIMGVTTLNMLRMEQQLDTLSPETRKRYMHNYNFPPYSTGETGRVGSPKRREIGHGALAERALVPVLPSREDFPYALRQVSEALGSNGSTSMGSVCASTLSLLSAGVPLKAPVAGIAMGLISGEVDGETQYVALTDILGAEDAFGDMDFKVAGTKDFVTALQLDTKLDGIPAHVLAGALTQAKEARLTILDVMAKAIDAPGEMSEFAPRVISVKVPVDKIGEVIGPKGKMINQITDETGADISIEDDGTVYIGATDGPSADAARAMINAIANPTMPEKGERYLGTVVKTTNFGAFISLLPGKDGLLHISKLRGLAGGKRVEAVEDILSVGQKLQVEIAEIDDRGKLSLIPVLDEDAAKGDSKGDDAEVAPAE from the coding sequence ATGGAGGGCGCAGAGTTCGCTGAAGCAGTCATCGACAACGGCAGCTTCGGCACCCGTACCATCCGCTTCGAGACGGGCCGGCTGGCCCAGCAGGCCGCCGGTTCCGCCGCCGCCTACCTCGACGGCGACACGATGGTGCTGTCGGCCACCACGGCCAGCAAGAAGCCCAAGGACCAGTTCGACTTCTTCCCGTTGACGGTGGACGTCGAGGAGCGGATGTACGCCGCCGGCCGGATCCCGGGCTCGTTCTTCCGCCGGGAGGGCCGTCCTTCCGAGGAGGCCATCCTGACCTGCCGGCTGATCGACCGCCCGCTGCGGCCGTCGTTCGTGTCCGGCCTGCGCAACGAGATCCAGGTCGTCATCACGGTCCTGGCGCTCAACCCGGACAAGCTGTACGACGTGCTGGCGATCAACGCCGCGTCGATGTCCACCCAGATCGCCGGCCTGCCGTTCTCCGGTCCGATCGGCGCCACCCGCGTCGCCCTGATCGACCAGCAGTGGGTCGCGTTCCCGACCCACACCGAGCTCGAGGACGCCGTCTTCGACATGGTGGTCGCGGGCCGGGTCACCGACACCGGTGACGTCGCGATCATGATGGTCGAGGCCGAGTCCACCCCGGGCACCTTCGACGCCGTTGCCGCCGGCAAGCAGGCGCCGACCGAGGAGATCGTGGCCCAGGGCCTCGAGGCCTCCAAGGCGTTCATCAAGACGCTGGTCGAGGCGCAGTCCGAGCTGGCCGCGAAGGCTTCCAAGCCGACCGGTGAGTTCCCGCTGTTCCCGGACTACCAGGACGACGCGTTCGCCGCTGTCGAGGCAGCTGCCACCGAGGAGCTGTCGCAGGCGCTCACCATCGCGGGCAAGCACGACCGCGAAGAGGCCACCGACGCCGTCAAGGCCGCTGTCGTCGACAAGCTGGCCGCCGACTTCGAGGGTCGCGAGAAGGAGCTGTCCGCAGCCTTCCGCTCGCTCACCAAGAAGCTGGTCCGCAAGCGCGTGCTGACCGACAAGGTCCGCATCGACGGTCGCGGCCTGGCCGACATCCGGCCGCTCAAGGCGCAGGTCAAGGTGCTCCCGCGGGTGCACGGCTCGGCGCTGTTCGAGCGCGGCGAGACCCAGATCATGGGTGTCACCACGCTGAACATGCTCCGGATGGAGCAGCAGCTCGACACGCTCTCCCCGGAGACGCGCAAGCGCTACATGCACAACTACAACTTCCCGCCGTACTCGACCGGTGAGACCGGCCGGGTCGGTTCGCCGAAGCGCCGCGAGATCGGTCACGGCGCGCTGGCCGAGCGGGCCCTGGTGCCCGTGCTGCCGTCGCGGGAGGACTTCCCGTACGCGCTGCGTCAGGTGTCCGAGGCGCTCGGCTCCAACGGCTCCACCTCGATGGGCTCGGTCTGCGCCTCGACGCTGTCGCTGCTGTCGGCCGGTGTGCCGCTGAAGGCACCGGTCGCGGGTATCGCGATGGGCCTCATCTCCGGTGAGGTCGACGGCGAGACGCAGTACGTCGCGCTGACCGACATCCTGGGCGCCGAGGACGCGTTCGGCGACATGGACTTCAAGGTCGCCGGGACGAAGGACTTCGTCACCGCCCTGCAGTTGGACACCAAGCTGGACGGCATCCCGGCGCACGTCCTGGCCGGCGCGCTGACCCAGGCCAAGGAAGCCCGCCTGACCATCCTCGACGTGATGGCCAAGGCCATCGACGCCCCGGGTGAGATGAGCGAGTTCGCGCCGCGGGTCATCTCGGTGAAGGTCCCGGTCGACAAGATCGGCGAGGTCATCGGCCCGAAGGGCAAGATGATCAACCAGATCACCGACGAGACCGGTGCCGACATCTCCATCGAGGACGACGGCACGGTGTACATCGGTGCGACGGACGGCCCCTCGGCCGACGCGGCGCGCGCGATGATCAACGCGATCGCCAACCCGACCATGCCGGAGAAGGGCGAGCGCTACCTGGGCACGGTCGTGAAGACGACCAACTTCGGTGCGTTCATCTCCCTGCTCCCCGGCAAGGACGGTCTGCTGCACATCTCGAAGCTGCGCGGCCTGGCCGGTGGCAAGCGGGTGGAGGCCGTCGAGGACATCCTGTCCGTCGGCCAGAAGCTCCAGGTCGAGATCGCCGAGATCGACGACCGCGGCAAGCTGTCGCTGATCCCGGTCCTCGACGAGGACGCGGCCAAGGGTGACAGCAAGGGTGACGACGCAGAGGTCGCTCCCGCCGAGTGA
- the rpsO gene encoding 30S ribosomal protein S15, with product MSSANPEAKKKIIGEYALTEGDTGSPEVQVALLTHRIADLTEHLKEHKHDHHSRRGLLLLVGQRRRLLNYLAKKDINRYRSLIERLGLRR from the coding sequence GTGTCGTCAGCCAATCCTGAGGCGAAGAAGAAGATCATCGGCGAGTACGCCCTGACCGAGGGCGACACCGGTTCCCCCGAGGTCCAGGTCGCGCTCCTGACCCACCGCATCGCGGACCTGACCGAGCACCTGAAGGAGCACAAGCACGACCACCACAGCCGTCGTGGTCTGCTCCTGCTGGTCGGCCAGCGCCGCCGCCTGCTGAACTACCTGGCGAAGAAGGACATCAACCGCTACCGGTCCCTGATCGAGCGGCTCGGCCTTCGCCGATGA
- a CDS encoding bifunctional riboflavin kinase/FAD synthetase yields the protein MRVWHGLDEVDADFGPSVVTIGNFDGVHRGHQEVLAHARARAEALGGLPVVAMTFDPHPMAVLRPGHAPATISEPAERAELLGAAGADAVLILPFDKETAVWSPQEFIDRVLVVTLRAKAVVVGENFRFGHRAAGHVDTLVEAGAAAGFEVEGLSLAGDAQPWSSTYIRNLIAEGDVEGAAVALGRPLRVTGTVIEGDKRGRELGYPTANIPALTGAAVPLDGVYAGWLTVIEPAPGTPRYGEPLPAAISVGSNPTFDGVDRRVESYVLDRDDLELYGSRIAVDFVARLRGTQIRFDTIDDLLVQMKLDVDNARRILTQN from the coding sequence ATGCGTGTCTGGCACGGTTTGGACGAGGTGGACGCCGACTTCGGCCCCTCGGTCGTCACCATCGGCAACTTCGACGGAGTGCACCGCGGTCACCAGGAGGTGCTGGCGCACGCCCGGGCCCGGGCGGAGGCGCTCGGCGGCCTGCCGGTCGTCGCGATGACCTTCGACCCGCACCCGATGGCGGTACTACGGCCCGGCCACGCGCCGGCGACGATCAGCGAGCCGGCCGAGCGGGCCGAGTTGCTCGGGGCGGCCGGAGCGGACGCCGTACTGATCCTGCCGTTCGACAAGGAGACCGCGGTGTGGTCGCCGCAGGAGTTCATCGACCGGGTCCTGGTCGTCACCCTGCGCGCCAAGGCGGTCGTGGTGGGGGAGAACTTCCGCTTCGGCCACCGGGCGGCCGGGCACGTCGACACCCTGGTCGAGGCGGGTGCCGCCGCCGGCTTCGAGGTGGAGGGTCTTTCCCTCGCGGGCGACGCCCAGCCGTGGTCCTCGACGTACATCCGGAACCTGATCGCCGAAGGTGACGTCGAGGGCGCGGCCGTCGCGCTCGGGCGGCCGCTGCGGGTCACCGGGACCGTGATCGAGGGCGACAAGCGCGGTCGCGAACTCGGCTACCCGACGGCCAACATCCCTGCCCTGACAGGCGCCGCGGTCCCCTTGGACGGCGTGTACGCCGGGTGGCTGACCGTGATCGAGCCCGCACCCGGCACCCCGCGGTACGGCGAACCGTTGCCCGCGGCCATCAGCGTCGGCAGCAACCCGACCTTCGACGGCGTCGACCGCCGGGTCGAGTCCTACGTGCTCGACCGTGACGACCTGGAGTTGTACGGCTCGCGGATCGCGGTGGACTTCGTCGCCCGCCTCCGCGGCACCCAGATCCGCTTCGACACCATCGACGACCTGCTGGTCCAGATGAAGCTCGATGTCGACAACGCCCGCCGGATCCTTACCCAGAATTAG